A genomic window from Aquila chrysaetos chrysaetos chromosome 21, bAquChr1.4, whole genome shotgun sequence includes:
- the LOC115333485 gene encoding uncharacterized protein LOC115333485 isoform X6, with amino-acid sequence MLTWPQAAIAVYLLLILQGSSAVVEIAERRVAAEGSSIMMHAPDIKNVNFTEWEYIRNTTIEVILQYYADYPSPTIYAAYQGRVVFFPKNGSILLQRLRETDSGIYKATVDLMQDKAWTTLLEVIKPVPQPELRYSSNLAGSPIELVCMVPEGTVASISWKKEGHPLPPEQCHLLSGNINVLQIRKGEKSDCGSYSCNVSNVISWKETALNLTVTGLTPPLHHVERLAIVVLMFVTVSATSFIIMLLCQLRKHRFGKEAWKHSLLSTYALLCISSLLLFAASIIWMLEEGPSAAFILLGLFFLTAAIGAAQAAAAAVWRPAAPGHIKMWHCVIRNSTAPTILIVNLLFTILLLHNIQQLHERGCSEATDLTTSCVFAGVTILIMLLVLLLLYHRNKQKEKMMKKQRAIRTAQVMATLQKTTPSYSRPPSRAGSHPSERWTRSHCPEPLPARISLHETGPQPRDACLTPDFLTWIIHAGRLCPSSTGLTPGSGLMSTILDWRPG; translated from the exons ATGTTAACGTGGCCACAGGCAGCCATCGCAGTCT ACCTGTTGCTGATTTTGCAGGGGTCCTCTGCAGTGGTGGAAATCGCAGAAAGAAGAGTTGCAGCTGAAGGGTCCTCCATAATGATGCATGCACCAGATATCAAGAACGTAAACTTCACCGAGTGGGAATACATAAGAAACACCACAATTGAAGTCATCCTGCAGTACTATGCAGATTACCCATCTCCAACCATTTATGCAGCTTACCAAGGCAGAGTGGTCTTCTTTCCAAAGAATGGCTCGATTCTCCTGCAGAGGTTACGAGAGACAGACAGCGGCATCTATAAAGCAACAGTAGATCTGATGCAGGATAAAGCTTGGACAACCCTCCTTGAAGTTATCA agcCTGTGCCCCAGCCTGAGCTCCGGTACAGTTCAAACCTGGCAGGTTCGCCCATCGAACTGGTCTGCATGGTGCCAGAGGGAACAGTGGCTTCCATCTCCTGGAAGAAGGAGGGACATCCCCTTCCCCCTGAACAGTGCCATCTGCTCTCTGGAAACATCAACGTGCTGCAGataaggaagggagagaagtcGGACTGTGGCTCCTACTCCTGCAATGTCAGCAACGTGATAAGCTGGAAGGAGACAGCCCTGAACCTGACTGTGACAG GTCTCACACCTCCTCTACACCACGTGGAGAGGCTGGCCATCGTCGTGCTGATGTTCGTCACCGTCTCCGCCACCAGCTTCATCATTATGCTGCTCTGTCAGCTGAGGAAGCACAGGTTCG gaaaggaAGCATGGAAACATAGCCTTCTGTCCACCTATGCACTGCTGTGtatctcctctctcctcctgttTGCAGCCTCCATCATCTGGATGCTGGAAGAAG GTCCTTCCGCTGCCTTCATCTTGCTTGGGCTGTTCTTCCTTACTGCGGCAATAGGagctgcccaggcagcagcagcagcggtgTGGAGACCAGCGGCTCCCGGTCACATCAAAATGT ggCACTGTGTCATCCGGAACTCTACAGCCCCCACAATACTGATCGTCAACTTGTTGTTCACCATCCTTTTGCTCCACAATATCCAGCAGCTCCATG AGCGAGGCTGCTCAGAGGCCACTGATCTGACGACCAGCTGTGTCTTTGCTGGCGTAACAATCCTCATAATGCTGCTGGTCCTCCTCCTATTGT ATCACAGGAATAAGCAGAAGGAGAAGATGATGAAAAAACAGCGTGCCATCCGGACCGCACAAGTCATGGCCACCTTG CAGAAGACGACTCCATCCTACTCCCGACCCCCCTCACGGGCTGGTTCCCACCCCAGCGAGCGCTGGACCAGGTCTCACTGCCCAG AGCCTCTCCCTGCAAGAATTTCTCTACATGAGACAGGACCCCAGCCACGAGATGCCTGCCTGACTCCAGACTTCCTGACATGGATCATCCATGCAGGGAGACTTTGTCCATCATCGACTGGCCTCACTCCTGGGAGCGGTTTGATGAGCACTATACTg GACTGGAGACCGGGGTAA
- the LOC115333485 gene encoding uncharacterized protein LOC115333485 isoform X1 has protein sequence MLTWPQAAIAVYLLLILQGSSAVVEIAERRVAAEGSSIMMHAPDIKNVNFTEWEYIRNTTIEVILQYYADYPSPTIYAAYQGRVVFFPKNGSILLQRLRETDSGIYKATVDLMQDKAWTTLLEVIKPVPQPELRYSSNLAGSPIELVCMVPEGTVASISWKKEGHPLPPEQCHLLSGNINVLQIRKGEKSDCGSYSCNVSNVISWKETALNLTVTGLTPPLHHVERLAIVVLMFVTVSATSFIIMLLCQLRKHRFGKEAWKHSLLSTYALLCISSLLLFAASIIWMLEEGPSAAFILLGLFFLTAAIGAAQAAAAAVWRPAAPGHIKMWHCVIRNSTAPTILIVNLLFTILLLHNIQQLHERGCSEATDLTTSCVFAGVTILIMLLVLLLLYHRNKQKEKMMKKQRAIRTAQVMATLQKTTPSYSRPPSRAGSHPSERWTRSHCPGESFVVSTAASALSSPDGRWFTSMKGECYFRKKPASHSVLDLLFPGWDGAPGLPWCSQDLSRLLSRRRVLGAAPSLGGGFSPNHHHLPRPPYFKPCFPA, from the exons ATGTTAACGTGGCCACAGGCAGCCATCGCAGTCT ACCTGTTGCTGATTTTGCAGGGGTCCTCTGCAGTGGTGGAAATCGCAGAAAGAAGAGTTGCAGCTGAAGGGTCCTCCATAATGATGCATGCACCAGATATCAAGAACGTAAACTTCACCGAGTGGGAATACATAAGAAACACCACAATTGAAGTCATCCTGCAGTACTATGCAGATTACCCATCTCCAACCATTTATGCAGCTTACCAAGGCAGAGTGGTCTTCTTTCCAAAGAATGGCTCGATTCTCCTGCAGAGGTTACGAGAGACAGACAGCGGCATCTATAAAGCAACAGTAGATCTGATGCAGGATAAAGCTTGGACAACCCTCCTTGAAGTTATCA agcCTGTGCCCCAGCCTGAGCTCCGGTACAGTTCAAACCTGGCAGGTTCGCCCATCGAACTGGTCTGCATGGTGCCAGAGGGAACAGTGGCTTCCATCTCCTGGAAGAAGGAGGGACATCCCCTTCCCCCTGAACAGTGCCATCTGCTCTCTGGAAACATCAACGTGCTGCAGataaggaagggagagaagtcGGACTGTGGCTCCTACTCCTGCAATGTCAGCAACGTGATAAGCTGGAAGGAGACAGCCCTGAACCTGACTGTGACAG GTCTCACACCTCCTCTACACCACGTGGAGAGGCTGGCCATCGTCGTGCTGATGTTCGTCACCGTCTCCGCCACCAGCTTCATCATTATGCTGCTCTGTCAGCTGAGGAAGCACAGGTTCG gaaaggaAGCATGGAAACATAGCCTTCTGTCCACCTATGCACTGCTGTGtatctcctctctcctcctgttTGCAGCCTCCATCATCTGGATGCTGGAAGAAG GTCCTTCCGCTGCCTTCATCTTGCTTGGGCTGTTCTTCCTTACTGCGGCAATAGGagctgcccaggcagcagcagcagcggtgTGGAGACCAGCGGCTCCCGGTCACATCAAAATGT ggCACTGTGTCATCCGGAACTCTACAGCCCCCACAATACTGATCGTCAACTTGTTGTTCACCATCCTTTTGCTCCACAATATCCAGCAGCTCCATG AGCGAGGCTGCTCAGAGGCCACTGATCTGACGACCAGCTGTGTCTTTGCTGGCGTAACAATCCTCATAATGCTGCTGGTCCTCCTCCTATTGT ATCACAGGAATAAGCAGAAGGAGAAGATGATGAAAAAACAGCGTGCCATCCGGACCGCACAAGTCATGGCCACCTTG CAGAAGACGACTCCATCCTACTCCCGACCCCCCTCACGGGCTGGTTCCCACCCCAGCGAGCGCTGGACCAGGTCTCACTGCCCAGGTGAGAGCTTTGTTGTTTCcacagctgcctctgccctcAGCTCCCCAGATGGGCGCTGGTTTACATCGATGAAAGGGGAATGCTATTTTCGGAAGAAGCCGGCTTCTCACTCTGTGCTGGACCTGCTTTTTCCCGGCTGGGATGGGGCTCCAGGTCTCCCCTGGTGCAGCCAGGACTTGTCCAGGCTGTTAAGCCGCaggagggtgctgggtgctgcaccCTCTCTGGGGGGGGGCTTCTCCCCCAACCATCACCACCTCCCTCGACCTCCTTACTTCAAGCCCTGCTTCCCCGCCTGA
- the LOC115333485 gene encoding uncharacterized protein LOC115333485 isoform X10, producing MLTWPQAAIAVYLLLILQGSSAVVEIAERRVAAEGSSIMMHAPDIKNVNFTEWEYIRNTTIEVILQYYADYPSPTIYAAYQGRVVFFPKNGSILLQRLRETDSGIYKATVDLMQDKAWTTLLEVIKPVPQPELRYSSNLAGSPIELVCMVPEGTVASISWKKEGHPLPPEQCHLLSGNINVLQIRKGEKSDCGSYSCNVSNVISWKETALNLTVTGLTPPLHHVERLAIVVLMFVTVSATSFIIMLLCQLRKHRFGKEAWKHSLLSTYALLCISSLLLFAASIIWMLEEGPSAAFILLGLFFLTAAIGAAQAAAAAVWRPAAPGHIKMWHCVIRNSTAPTILIVNLLFTILLLHNIQQLHERGCSEATDLTTSCVFAGVTILIMLLVLLLLYHRNKQKEKMMKKQRAIRTAQVMATLVTEETQVQRQEG from the exons ATGTTAACGTGGCCACAGGCAGCCATCGCAGTCT ACCTGTTGCTGATTTTGCAGGGGTCCTCTGCAGTGGTGGAAATCGCAGAAAGAAGAGTTGCAGCTGAAGGGTCCTCCATAATGATGCATGCACCAGATATCAAGAACGTAAACTTCACCGAGTGGGAATACATAAGAAACACCACAATTGAAGTCATCCTGCAGTACTATGCAGATTACCCATCTCCAACCATTTATGCAGCTTACCAAGGCAGAGTGGTCTTCTTTCCAAAGAATGGCTCGATTCTCCTGCAGAGGTTACGAGAGACAGACAGCGGCATCTATAAAGCAACAGTAGATCTGATGCAGGATAAAGCTTGGACAACCCTCCTTGAAGTTATCA agcCTGTGCCCCAGCCTGAGCTCCGGTACAGTTCAAACCTGGCAGGTTCGCCCATCGAACTGGTCTGCATGGTGCCAGAGGGAACAGTGGCTTCCATCTCCTGGAAGAAGGAGGGACATCCCCTTCCCCCTGAACAGTGCCATCTGCTCTCTGGAAACATCAACGTGCTGCAGataaggaagggagagaagtcGGACTGTGGCTCCTACTCCTGCAATGTCAGCAACGTGATAAGCTGGAAGGAGACAGCCCTGAACCTGACTGTGACAG GTCTCACACCTCCTCTACACCACGTGGAGAGGCTGGCCATCGTCGTGCTGATGTTCGTCACCGTCTCCGCCACCAGCTTCATCATTATGCTGCTCTGTCAGCTGAGGAAGCACAGGTTCG gaaaggaAGCATGGAAACATAGCCTTCTGTCCACCTATGCACTGCTGTGtatctcctctctcctcctgttTGCAGCCTCCATCATCTGGATGCTGGAAGAAG GTCCTTCCGCTGCCTTCATCTTGCTTGGGCTGTTCTTCCTTACTGCGGCAATAGGagctgcccaggcagcagcagcagcggtgTGGAGACCAGCGGCTCCCGGTCACATCAAAATGT ggCACTGTGTCATCCGGAACTCTACAGCCCCCACAATACTGATCGTCAACTTGTTGTTCACCATCCTTTTGCTCCACAATATCCAGCAGCTCCATG AGCGAGGCTGCTCAGAGGCCACTGATCTGACGACCAGCTGTGTCTTTGCTGGCGTAACAATCCTCATAATGCTGCTGGTCCTCCTCCTATTGT ATCACAGGAATAAGCAGAAGGAGAAGATGATGAAAAAACAGCGTGCCATCCGGACCGCACAAGTCATGGCCACCTTG GTGACGGAAGAAACCCAAGTACAGAGGCAAGAAGGGTAG
- the LOC115333485 gene encoding uncharacterized protein LOC115333485 isoform X4, with protein MLTWPQAAIAVYLLLILQGSSAVVEIAERRVAAEGSSIMMHAPDIKNVNFTEWEYIRNTTIEVILQYYADYPSPTIYAAYQGRVVFFPKNGSILLQRLRETDSGIYKATVDLMQDKAWTTLLEVIKPVPQPELRYSSNLAGSPIELVCMVPEGTVASISWKKEGHPLPPEQCHLLSGNINVLQIRKGEKSDCGSYSCNVSNVISWKETALNLTVTGLTPPLHHVERLAIVVLMFVTVSATSFIIMLLCQLRKHRFGKEAWKHSLLSTYALLCISSLLLFAASIIWMLEEGPSAAFILLGLFFLTAAIGAAQAAAAAVWRPAAPGHIKMWHCVIRNSTAPTILIVNLLFTILLLHNIQQLHERGCSEATDLTTSCVFAGVTILIMLLVLLLLYHRNKQKEKMMKKQRAIRTAQVMATLQKTTPSYSRPPSRAGSHPSERWTRSHCPEPLPARISLHETGPQPRDACLTPDFLTWIIHAGRLCPSSTGLTPGSGLMSTILSFANSFAN; from the exons ATGTTAACGTGGCCACAGGCAGCCATCGCAGTCT ACCTGTTGCTGATTTTGCAGGGGTCCTCTGCAGTGGTGGAAATCGCAGAAAGAAGAGTTGCAGCTGAAGGGTCCTCCATAATGATGCATGCACCAGATATCAAGAACGTAAACTTCACCGAGTGGGAATACATAAGAAACACCACAATTGAAGTCATCCTGCAGTACTATGCAGATTACCCATCTCCAACCATTTATGCAGCTTACCAAGGCAGAGTGGTCTTCTTTCCAAAGAATGGCTCGATTCTCCTGCAGAGGTTACGAGAGACAGACAGCGGCATCTATAAAGCAACAGTAGATCTGATGCAGGATAAAGCTTGGACAACCCTCCTTGAAGTTATCA agcCTGTGCCCCAGCCTGAGCTCCGGTACAGTTCAAACCTGGCAGGTTCGCCCATCGAACTGGTCTGCATGGTGCCAGAGGGAACAGTGGCTTCCATCTCCTGGAAGAAGGAGGGACATCCCCTTCCCCCTGAACAGTGCCATCTGCTCTCTGGAAACATCAACGTGCTGCAGataaggaagggagagaagtcGGACTGTGGCTCCTACTCCTGCAATGTCAGCAACGTGATAAGCTGGAAGGAGACAGCCCTGAACCTGACTGTGACAG GTCTCACACCTCCTCTACACCACGTGGAGAGGCTGGCCATCGTCGTGCTGATGTTCGTCACCGTCTCCGCCACCAGCTTCATCATTATGCTGCTCTGTCAGCTGAGGAAGCACAGGTTCG gaaaggaAGCATGGAAACATAGCCTTCTGTCCACCTATGCACTGCTGTGtatctcctctctcctcctgttTGCAGCCTCCATCATCTGGATGCTGGAAGAAG GTCCTTCCGCTGCCTTCATCTTGCTTGGGCTGTTCTTCCTTACTGCGGCAATAGGagctgcccaggcagcagcagcagcggtgTGGAGACCAGCGGCTCCCGGTCACATCAAAATGT ggCACTGTGTCATCCGGAACTCTACAGCCCCCACAATACTGATCGTCAACTTGTTGTTCACCATCCTTTTGCTCCACAATATCCAGCAGCTCCATG AGCGAGGCTGCTCAGAGGCCACTGATCTGACGACCAGCTGTGTCTTTGCTGGCGTAACAATCCTCATAATGCTGCTGGTCCTCCTCCTATTGT ATCACAGGAATAAGCAGAAGGAGAAGATGATGAAAAAACAGCGTGCCATCCGGACCGCACAAGTCATGGCCACCTTG CAGAAGACGACTCCATCCTACTCCCGACCCCCCTCACGGGCTGGTTCCCACCCCAGCGAGCGCTGGACCAGGTCTCACTGCCCAG AGCCTCTCCCTGCAAGAATTTCTCTACATGAGACAGGACCCCAGCCACGAGATGCCTGCCTGACTCCAGACTTCCTGACATGGATCATCCATGCAGGGAGACTTTGTCCATCATCGACTGGCCTCACTCCTGGGAGCGGTTTGATGAGCACTATACTg TCTTTTGCCAACAGCTTTGCTAATTAA
- the LOC115333485 gene encoding uncharacterized protein LOC115333485 isoform X3, whose protein sequence is MLTWPQAAIAVYLLLILQGSSAVVEIAERRVAAEGSSIMMHAPDIKNVNFTEWEYIRNTTIEVILQYYADYPSPTIYAAYQGRVVFFPKNGSILLQRLRETDSGIYKATVDLMQDKAWTTLLEVIKPVPQPELRYSSNLAGSPIELVCMVPEGTVASISWKKEGHPLPPEQCHLLSGNINVLQIRKGEKSDCGSYSCNVSNVISWKETALNLTVTGLTPPLHHVERLAIVVLMFVTVSATSFIIMLLCQLRKHRFGKEAWKHSLLSTYALLCISSLLLFAASIIWMLEEGPSAAFILLGLFFLTAAIGAAQAAAAAVWRPAAPGHIKMWHCVIRNSTAPTILIVNLLFTILLLHNIQQLHERGCSEATDLTTSCVFAGVTILIMLLVLLLLYHRNKQKEKMMKKQRAIRTAQVMATLQKTTPSYSRPPSRAGSHPSERWTRSHCPGPQPRDACLTPDFLTWIIHAGRLCPSSTGLTPGSGLMSTILVTFQIIHIYRYSYKKLIIDIHTSNNDM, encoded by the exons ATGTTAACGTGGCCACAGGCAGCCATCGCAGTCT ACCTGTTGCTGATTTTGCAGGGGTCCTCTGCAGTGGTGGAAATCGCAGAAAGAAGAGTTGCAGCTGAAGGGTCCTCCATAATGATGCATGCACCAGATATCAAGAACGTAAACTTCACCGAGTGGGAATACATAAGAAACACCACAATTGAAGTCATCCTGCAGTACTATGCAGATTACCCATCTCCAACCATTTATGCAGCTTACCAAGGCAGAGTGGTCTTCTTTCCAAAGAATGGCTCGATTCTCCTGCAGAGGTTACGAGAGACAGACAGCGGCATCTATAAAGCAACAGTAGATCTGATGCAGGATAAAGCTTGGACAACCCTCCTTGAAGTTATCA agcCTGTGCCCCAGCCTGAGCTCCGGTACAGTTCAAACCTGGCAGGTTCGCCCATCGAACTGGTCTGCATGGTGCCAGAGGGAACAGTGGCTTCCATCTCCTGGAAGAAGGAGGGACATCCCCTTCCCCCTGAACAGTGCCATCTGCTCTCTGGAAACATCAACGTGCTGCAGataaggaagggagagaagtcGGACTGTGGCTCCTACTCCTGCAATGTCAGCAACGTGATAAGCTGGAAGGAGACAGCCCTGAACCTGACTGTGACAG GTCTCACACCTCCTCTACACCACGTGGAGAGGCTGGCCATCGTCGTGCTGATGTTCGTCACCGTCTCCGCCACCAGCTTCATCATTATGCTGCTCTGTCAGCTGAGGAAGCACAGGTTCG gaaaggaAGCATGGAAACATAGCCTTCTGTCCACCTATGCACTGCTGTGtatctcctctctcctcctgttTGCAGCCTCCATCATCTGGATGCTGGAAGAAG GTCCTTCCGCTGCCTTCATCTTGCTTGGGCTGTTCTTCCTTACTGCGGCAATAGGagctgcccaggcagcagcagcagcggtgTGGAGACCAGCGGCTCCCGGTCACATCAAAATGT ggCACTGTGTCATCCGGAACTCTACAGCCCCCACAATACTGATCGTCAACTTGTTGTTCACCATCCTTTTGCTCCACAATATCCAGCAGCTCCATG AGCGAGGCTGCTCAGAGGCCACTGATCTGACGACCAGCTGTGTCTTTGCTGGCGTAACAATCCTCATAATGCTGCTGGTCCTCCTCCTATTGT ATCACAGGAATAAGCAGAAGGAGAAGATGATGAAAAAACAGCGTGCCATCCGGACCGCACAAGTCATGGCCACCTTG CAGAAGACGACTCCATCCTACTCCCGACCCCCCTCACGGGCTGGTTCCCACCCCAGCGAGCGCTGGACCAGGTCTCACTGCCCAG GACCCCAGCCACGAGATGCCTGCCTGACTCCAGACTTCCTGACATGGATCATCCATGCAGGGAGACTTTGTCCATCATCGACTGGCCTCACTCCTGGGAGCGGTTTGATGAGCACTATACTggtaacatttcaaataatacatatatacaggTATTCATATAAGAAATTAATCATAGATATACATACTTCTAATAATGATATGTAG
- the LOC115333485 gene encoding uncharacterized protein LOC115333485 isoform X9 — protein sequence MLTWPQAAIAVYLLLILQGSSAVVEIAERRVAAEGSSIMMHAPDIKNVNFTEWEYIRNTTIEVILQYYADYPSPTIYAAYQGRVVFFPKNGSILLQRLRETDSGIYKATVDLMQDKAWTTLLEVIKPVPQPELRYSSNLAGSPIELVCMVPEGTVASISWKKEGHPLPPEQCHLLSGNINVLQIRKGEKSDCGSYSCNVSNVISWKETALNLTVTGLTPPLHHVERLAIVVLMFVTVSATSFIIMLLCQLRKHRFGKEAWKHSLLSTYALLCISSLLLFAASIIWMLEEGPSAAFILLGLFFLTAAIGAAQAAAAAVWRPAAPGHIKMWHCVIRNSTAPTILIVNLLFTILLLHNIQQLHERGCSEATDLTTSCVFAGVTILIMLLVLLLLYHRNKQKEKMMKKQRAIRTAQVMATLQVTEETQVQRQEG from the exons ATGTTAACGTGGCCACAGGCAGCCATCGCAGTCT ACCTGTTGCTGATTTTGCAGGGGTCCTCTGCAGTGGTGGAAATCGCAGAAAGAAGAGTTGCAGCTGAAGGGTCCTCCATAATGATGCATGCACCAGATATCAAGAACGTAAACTTCACCGAGTGGGAATACATAAGAAACACCACAATTGAAGTCATCCTGCAGTACTATGCAGATTACCCATCTCCAACCATTTATGCAGCTTACCAAGGCAGAGTGGTCTTCTTTCCAAAGAATGGCTCGATTCTCCTGCAGAGGTTACGAGAGACAGACAGCGGCATCTATAAAGCAACAGTAGATCTGATGCAGGATAAAGCTTGGACAACCCTCCTTGAAGTTATCA agcCTGTGCCCCAGCCTGAGCTCCGGTACAGTTCAAACCTGGCAGGTTCGCCCATCGAACTGGTCTGCATGGTGCCAGAGGGAACAGTGGCTTCCATCTCCTGGAAGAAGGAGGGACATCCCCTTCCCCCTGAACAGTGCCATCTGCTCTCTGGAAACATCAACGTGCTGCAGataaggaagggagagaagtcGGACTGTGGCTCCTACTCCTGCAATGTCAGCAACGTGATAAGCTGGAAGGAGACAGCCCTGAACCTGACTGTGACAG GTCTCACACCTCCTCTACACCACGTGGAGAGGCTGGCCATCGTCGTGCTGATGTTCGTCACCGTCTCCGCCACCAGCTTCATCATTATGCTGCTCTGTCAGCTGAGGAAGCACAGGTTCG gaaaggaAGCATGGAAACATAGCCTTCTGTCCACCTATGCACTGCTGTGtatctcctctctcctcctgttTGCAGCCTCCATCATCTGGATGCTGGAAGAAG GTCCTTCCGCTGCCTTCATCTTGCTTGGGCTGTTCTTCCTTACTGCGGCAATAGGagctgcccaggcagcagcagcagcggtgTGGAGACCAGCGGCTCCCGGTCACATCAAAATGT ggCACTGTGTCATCCGGAACTCTACAGCCCCCACAATACTGATCGTCAACTTGTTGTTCACCATCCTTTTGCTCCACAATATCCAGCAGCTCCATG AGCGAGGCTGCTCAGAGGCCACTGATCTGACGACCAGCTGTGTCTTTGCTGGCGTAACAATCCTCATAATGCTGCTGGTCCTCCTCCTATTGT ATCACAGGAATAAGCAGAAGGAGAAGATGATGAAAAAACAGCGTGCCATCCGGACCGCACAAGTCATGGCCACCTTG CAGGTGACGGAAGAAACCCAAGTACAGAGGCAAGAAGGGTAG
- the LOC115333485 gene encoding uncharacterized protein LOC115333485 isoform X2, with protein sequence MLTWPQAAIAVYLLLILQGSSAVVEIAERRVAAEGSSIMMHAPDIKNVNFTEWEYIRNTTIEVILQYYADYPSPTIYAAYQGRVVFFPKNGSILLQRLRETDSGIYKATVDLMQDKAWTTLLEVIKPVPQPELRYSSNLAGSPIELVCMVPEGTVASISWKKEGHPLPPEQCHLLSGNINVLQIRKGEKSDCGSYSCNVSNVISWKETALNLTVTGLTPPLHHVERLAIVVLMFVTVSATSFIIMLLCQLRKHRFGKEAWKHSLLSTYALLCISSLLLFAASIIWMLEEGPSAAFILLGLFFLTAAIGAAQAAAAAVWRPAAPGHIKMWHCVIRNSTAPTILIVNLLFTILLLHNIQQLHERGCSEATDLTTSCVFAGVTILIMLLVLLLLYHRNKQKEKMMKKQRAIRTAQVMATLQKTTPSYSRPPSRAGSHPSERWTRSHCPEPLPARISLHETGPQPRDACLTPDFLTWIIHAGRLCPSSTGLTPGSGLMSTILVTFQIIHIYRYSYKKLIIDIHTSNNDM encoded by the exons ATGTTAACGTGGCCACAGGCAGCCATCGCAGTCT ACCTGTTGCTGATTTTGCAGGGGTCCTCTGCAGTGGTGGAAATCGCAGAAAGAAGAGTTGCAGCTGAAGGGTCCTCCATAATGATGCATGCACCAGATATCAAGAACGTAAACTTCACCGAGTGGGAATACATAAGAAACACCACAATTGAAGTCATCCTGCAGTACTATGCAGATTACCCATCTCCAACCATTTATGCAGCTTACCAAGGCAGAGTGGTCTTCTTTCCAAAGAATGGCTCGATTCTCCTGCAGAGGTTACGAGAGACAGACAGCGGCATCTATAAAGCAACAGTAGATCTGATGCAGGATAAAGCTTGGACAACCCTCCTTGAAGTTATCA agcCTGTGCCCCAGCCTGAGCTCCGGTACAGTTCAAACCTGGCAGGTTCGCCCATCGAACTGGTCTGCATGGTGCCAGAGGGAACAGTGGCTTCCATCTCCTGGAAGAAGGAGGGACATCCCCTTCCCCCTGAACAGTGCCATCTGCTCTCTGGAAACATCAACGTGCTGCAGataaggaagggagagaagtcGGACTGTGGCTCCTACTCCTGCAATGTCAGCAACGTGATAAGCTGGAAGGAGACAGCCCTGAACCTGACTGTGACAG GTCTCACACCTCCTCTACACCACGTGGAGAGGCTGGCCATCGTCGTGCTGATGTTCGTCACCGTCTCCGCCACCAGCTTCATCATTATGCTGCTCTGTCAGCTGAGGAAGCACAGGTTCG gaaaggaAGCATGGAAACATAGCCTTCTGTCCACCTATGCACTGCTGTGtatctcctctctcctcctgttTGCAGCCTCCATCATCTGGATGCTGGAAGAAG GTCCTTCCGCTGCCTTCATCTTGCTTGGGCTGTTCTTCCTTACTGCGGCAATAGGagctgcccaggcagcagcagcagcggtgTGGAGACCAGCGGCTCCCGGTCACATCAAAATGT ggCACTGTGTCATCCGGAACTCTACAGCCCCCACAATACTGATCGTCAACTTGTTGTTCACCATCCTTTTGCTCCACAATATCCAGCAGCTCCATG AGCGAGGCTGCTCAGAGGCCACTGATCTGACGACCAGCTGTGTCTTTGCTGGCGTAACAATCCTCATAATGCTGCTGGTCCTCCTCCTATTGT ATCACAGGAATAAGCAGAAGGAGAAGATGATGAAAAAACAGCGTGCCATCCGGACCGCACAAGTCATGGCCACCTTG CAGAAGACGACTCCATCCTACTCCCGACCCCCCTCACGGGCTGGTTCCCACCCCAGCGAGCGCTGGACCAGGTCTCACTGCCCAG AGCCTCTCCCTGCAAGAATTTCTCTACATGAGACAGGACCCCAGCCACGAGATGCCTGCCTGACTCCAGACTTCCTGACATGGATCATCCATGCAGGGAGACTTTGTCCATCATCGACTGGCCTCACTCCTGGGAGCGGTTTGATGAGCACTATACTggtaacatttcaaataatacatatatacaggTATTCATATAAGAAATTAATCATAGATATACATACTTCTAATAATGATATGTAG